Part of the Variovorax paradoxus B4 genome, AGGCATTGGCCAGCGCGGCGTTGTTGGTGAGCGCGCGCATGGCGCGGCCAAGGCGCGTGTAGAACAGCAGCAGCATCACCAGCACCAGCAGCACCACCGTCGTGCAGACGAAGTAGAACTGGGTGTAGGAGATGTGGGCCCCCGCGATGGTCAGCGGCGCCGTGTGGCCGAGCTTGAACATGCGCGGAAACGAGCCGGCCAGCCCCTGCATCAGCGCGATGGCCAGCATCGACACGGCCAGCGAGCCGACCATGGAAATCGACGGCCCCGCGCGCAGCAGCCGGCGAAAGATCAGTAGGTGCAGGCCCAGCGCCAGCACGCCTGTGACGACGCTGGCGATCAGCAGCGCCCCGACCAGCGGCGCACCCGCTGCGTACAGTGCGTAGCTCGCATAGGCGCCGAACATCGCGTACTGGACATGGGCGATGTTCGGGAACTTGACCAGTCCGTAGAGCATGCTCAGTCCGAGCGTGACCAGTGCGAGGTCCGCCGTGCGAAGAAGGGCGTCGATCAGGAACTGGAACATGTGAGCGGCCTTGTGTGCGTGGCGTCCGGTCAGCGCTGCGCGATCTTTCCGTTTTCGTACTTGAGACGGTCGTAGGGCGGGTTGAGGCGCTGCCGGTTGGCGTCGAAGCTGATGACGCCGGTGACGCCCGCGTACGACTGACCGATCTCCTTGAGCGCGGCCTGGATGGCGGCGGCATCGGCCGACCTGGCCTTCTCCATCGCGGCCGCGGTCATCAGCACGGCGTCGTAGCCGTAGCCGGTGTAGGCGGTCTTGAAGCCTTCCTTGTATTTCGTCGTGAAGGCTTCGGCATAGGCCTTGCCCGCGGGCCCCTGCACCGCGCCGAGCTCCATGCCGAGCTGCCCGTTGGCGATCTCGGGCGGCGTGTCCGACACGCACATGCTCAGGAGGATGGCGTACCAGGGTGTCTTGCGCAGGCCCAGGTCGTGCGCTTCGCGGTTGATCACCGCGGCCTCCTGGCCGTACGCGGTGTAGACGAAGGCGTCCGGGTTGCTGCGCGACATCTGTTCGAGCTCGCGGCGATAAGTGGACTGCCCCGCGGCATAGAGCACTTCGGTGACGACCTTGCCGCCCAGCTTCTCGAAGGCTTCCTTGTAGCCCTGCAGTACGCCCTGGCCGTAGGCGTTGTTGGGCGCAATCACCGCGACCTTGCGATAGCCCAGTGCAAAGGTGTCGGAGGCCGAGAAGCTGTTGGCATAGTTCTCCAGCCCGAGCAGGCCGAAGGAGGTAGCACCGAGGTCTTTCAGCTTGATGCTGCTGCTGTTGATGTTGAGGTGCGTGACGCCTTCCTTGACCAGGTACTGCCCCACCGGCAGTGTGATGCTCGAGGAGTATTCGCCCATCACCACCGGCACCTTGTCCACGCCGACCAGCTTGCGTGCCGCGTTGAGCGCCGTCGTCGCGTTGCCGCCCGAGTCTTCGACGATCACGTTGAATTTCTTGCCGAGCACGCCGCCCTTGGAATTCACCTGGTCGACGCCCAGCATGATGCCGCGGCGCACGTCCTCGCCAATGGTGGCGCTGGCGCCCGTGAGGGACAGCACCGCGCCCACGTTGACGGTGCCCTGGGCGAAGGCGCCGGTAGGTCCGGCACTGAGCAGCAGGGCGGCGAAGAGACTGGACGAAAAGTGTTTGATCACGGCGTACTCCAGGTTTTGAAAAATCGGTGTGCGATGAGGGGTGCGAATGGCGCAGGCCGCCTACAAGTGCCCGGCGTACAGCCGCACCACGCTGTGCTGGATGAACTGGACGATGTCTTCCATGCGGTGCGCTACATGGCCGCTGATGACGTCGCGGCACAGCGGCGCGTCGCGGCGCAGCAGGGCGTCGAGCAGCGCCAGGTGTTCGTCTTCCATGGCCTTGCTCTTGCCTTCCAGGTCGCTCCATCGGAAGTAGTGGATGCGGGCGTTGACGGCCTGCAGCGACTTCACGATCTCCTGGTTGCCGGAGAGCTGCGCGATCGACAGGTGGAACCGCTCGTCCGCTTCCAGCAGCTGGTAGGTCGACATCGCGGCCGTGTGCTGCATCACATCCAGCCAGGCGTCTCGCGCCAGAACGACGTCGTCGTGCGGCGCACGCTGCAATGCCAGGTTGACGGATGCGAGTTCGATGGCACCGCGCAGCTCGTACAGGTCGAAGACCTCCTGCCGTTCGAGTTGCCGTCCGTAGAAGCCGCGGTTGGGCACCAGCGTGAGCATGTTCTCGGCCACCAGCCGGTGCAGCGCCTCGCGCAGGGGCGTGCGGCTCACGTCCAGTTCCTCCGCCAGTTCGCCTTCGTTGACGCGTTCGCCTGGCTTGATCCGGTAGACGATGACCATTTCCTTCAGGCGCTTGTGCACATCGTTGACGGTCATGCCGGCGCGGCGCAGGGTGCGCGGGAGAACGCTTACGACGGATTCGGGTCTGCGGTTCATGGGGCTTTTGAAAATGGGAAGTTCAAACTTCGAACAGGCGTCCGAAGCGGGGGAGGGAATCGCGCACCTCGGCCAGGCGCAGCGCGTGCCAGGCCATCGCGCAGTTGCTCGAGACCACGGGCTTGCCGAGTTCTTGCTCGACCTCGCGCGTCAGGTCGGCCATGCGCAGGCTGGTGCAGGCGACGAACACTGCGTCCACGTCGGACGCCGCGCCGGCCGCGAGAATCGCCGCTCGCAACGAGGCGCGGTCGATGCGCGCCACCTCGCTGTCGTTGGCATGGTTGAAGGTCCCGATGCGCGGAACCTCGATCCCGCCGGCCTCGATGTGCTGCCTGAACACCTCGTTGATCGAATGCACGTAGGGCGTGATCAGGGCGGTGCGGCGCACGCCCAGCGCATGCAGGCCGGCCATGGCGGCCGTGATCGGCGTGGTGCAGGCCACGCCCGGGCGTGCGTCGCGGATCTGCTTGAACACCTTGTCCTCGCCGATCACGATCGAGCCCGAGGTGCAGCCGAAGGCGACCACGTCGAGTTCCACGTCGGGCACGATGAGCCGCGTGGCCGGCGTGATGTGCGCCTCCATCCGGGCCAGCGAGGCCAGGCCGATGTCGGCCGGGCTCGGCAGGCGCGCCTCGAAGTAGGCCACGCCGGGTAGCTGCATGATCTGTCGCCACTCGTGCTCGATGGTCTGGTCGGTCTCCAGCACCACGAGGCCGATGGCGGCACGCGCCATCACGCCTTCGTCCATTGCGAACGGCAGGATCGTGTAGTTCTTCTCGCCCAGTGTCGCTGTGTGGTTCATCTCAAGGTCATTCCCGTGACGTCGATGGCCGGGGGGCGGCCGTTCATGATGTCGGTCACTATCTGTGCCGTGCCGCAGGCCATGGTCCAGCCCATGTGGCCGTGGCCGGTGTTGAGGTACAGGTTGTCGTGCCGGCTCCTGCCCAGGATGGGCGTGCCTTCGGGGGTCATCGGACGCAGGCCGGCCCAGAAGTCGGGCTTCTCGTAGTCCGCGCCGTCGGGAAACAGTTGGCGGGCCACGCGCAGCATCGGACCGAAGTCCGCCGGTGCATGCCGCGTGTCGTAGCCGCTGAACTCCGCCGTGGCGGTGAAGCGCAGGCGGTCGCCGAAGCGGGCCCAGGCCACGAGGTTGTTTTCGTCGACGCCGGCCAGTGATGGCGGCCTGTGATGTGTGTCGGTCGGAAAGGTGACCGAGTAGCCCTTGACCGGATAGATCGGCAGCCGGTAGCCGAGCGGACGTGCGGCAATCGGCGAATAGCTCCCCAGCGCCAGCACGTAGTCGTCGGCGGCGATGGCGCCCTGGTCGGTGTGCACCGCGCGGATGCGGCTGGCATCGGCCTCGATGCGCTGGATGCTCGCATCCATCATGAAGTTCACGCCCGCCGCGCGGCAGCGTTCGGTGAGCGCCCGCGTGAACATGCGCGCATCGCCGCTCTCGTCGCTCGGGCAGTAGATGGCTCCGGCGATGTGCGGGCGCGCGTCGGCGAGCGCGGGTTCCTGCGCCACCACGCCGTCGCCGTCCAGCAGGTCCAGCTGCATGCCGCCGTCGGCCAGGATCTGCATGTTCGACTTGCCGCGTGCGAACGAAGCGTCGTCGCGGTAGAGATAGAGCGCGCCGCGACTGATGCGCTCGTACTGCAGGTCCTGCGCGGCGGTCAGCTGCTGCAGCAGTTCCTGCGAGTAGCGGCACAGCACCAGCTTGCGGCTGGTGTTGAGGCGCGAGCGCTCGGCGGTGCAGTTCTGCATGAACTTCCACAGCCAGGTCCACATGCGCGGATCGGGGTTGAGCTTCAGCCGGAGTGCCTGGCTGTCGTCGCGCAGCGAGCGCCAGAGAATGCCCGGCGCGCGCGGCGACGCCCAGGTGTAAGAGTGCCCCGGCGCCACCATGCCGGCATTGGCATAGCTGGTCTCCGCGGCGGGGAGCGGTTGGCGGTCGATCACCGTCACCTGGCGTCCTTGCGCGGCAAGATACCAGGCGGTAGCAACACCCGCCACGCCGGCACCGAGGACCACGGTATGCATTGCGGGGCTCCGTCAGACGGCCGCGATGACGCCGATTTCGACCGTGTAGGGCGGAAAGGCCAGCGCCGATTCCACACAGGCACGCGCCGGTGCATGGCCTTCGGGAACCCAGGCGTCCCACACCGTGTTCATCTCGGCGAAGGTCTTGTGGTCGGCCAGCCAGATCGTGGCCTGCACGATGCGCGTCTTGTCGCTGCCTGCTTCTTTCAGCAAGGCATCGATCTTGGCGACGATCTGTGCGGTCTGGCCTGCGGCGTCGGCCGCGGTGTCGCTCGCCACCTGGCCTGCGAGAAAGATGAAGCCGTTGGCGATCACGGTCTGGCTCATGCGTGCGTTGGTCTGGAGTCTTTGTATTGGCATTGCGGATCGATCCTTGGATGGGATGTGCAAAGTGAATTCACTTGCTTATTCACTTGCACACAAAAACCATGCCAAATTCGCCGCGCTGGAAGTAGTGCCACTGCCTGTGGAAATCGCGTGCAGAAGGAGGCCTGTCACGCGAAACGGCTCACTGAATGGCATTACTTATTTGCGAGGGACGGCGGATCTCGATCGGAGGGCACGCATGCACTGTCGGTTGTGCACTGGCATCTGGCGGAATGCAGCAGGAGGGCACCTTTTGAGTGCTCTTGTCAGGTCGATCGCTCTGCGTTGAGCAGCATCGCGACGAAGCTGTCTTGTCTTGAGCGAGGTGTCGAAAGTTTTTTCGAGGAAGTAGAACCATGCATGAATGCGCGTCACCTGACTGCGCATTCGCTCGCTGCAACTTCGATGTTGACACTACTTTTCAACGCATCGATTCAAGCCGTCGCGCAAGCCGGTTTTGGCATGCTTTTTGTAGGTGTGCACACATCTGAATCAACAAGTGAGTTCAAGGTGCCATGATCCTGGTAACCGGCGGCGCGGGCTTCATCGGCGCCAACTTCGTACTCGACTGGCTGGCGCACAGCGATGAGCCTGTCGTGAATCTCGACAAACTGACCTACGCCGGCAACCTCGAGACGCTCGCGTCGCTCAAGGGCGACCCGCGGCACATCTTCGTGCAGGGCGACATCGGCGACAGCGCCCTGGTCGATCGCCTGCTGGCCGAGCACAAGCCGCGCGCCATCGTGAACTTTGCCGCGGAATCGCACGTGGACCGCTCCATCCACGGCCCCGAAGACTTCGTGCAGACCAACGTGCTCGGCACCTTCCGCCTGCTCGAGTCCGTGCGCGGCCACTGGAGCGCGCAGCCGGCCGAGCAGAAGGCCGCCTTCCGCTTCCTGCACGTGTCCACCGACGAGGTCTACGGCTCGCTCTCCAAGACCGACCCCGCCTTCACCGAAGAGAACAAGTACGAGCCCAACAGCCCCTACTCGGCCAGCAAGGCCGCCAGCGACCACCTCGTGCGCGCCTGGCACCACACCTACGGCCTGCCGGTGCTCACCACCAACTGCTCCAACAACTACGGGCCCTTCCACTTCCCCGAGAAGCTCATTCCGCTGATGATCGTCAACGCCCTGGCCGGCAAGCCCCTGCCCGTGTACGGCGACGGCATGCAGGTGCGCGACTGGCTCTACGTGAAGGACCATTGCAGCGCCATCCGCCGCGTGCTCGAAGCCGGCCAGCTCGGCGAGACCTACAACGTCGGCGGCTGGAACGAGAAGCCCAACATCGAGATCGTCCACACCGTCTGCGCCCTGCTCGACGAACTGCGCCCCCGTGCCGACGGCCAGCCCTACAAGGCGCAGATCAGCTACGTCACTGACCGCCCCGGCCACGACCGCCGCTACGCCATCGACGCGCGCAAGCTCGAGCGCGAACTCGGCTGGAAGCCCGCCGAAACCTTCGACAGCGGCATCCGCAAGACCGTCGAGTGGTACCTGGCCCACGGCGAATGGGTGCGCAACGTGCAAAGCGGCGCCTACCGCGCATGGGTCGAGAAGCAATACGACGCCGCACCCGCGGCCCAGGCGGCGGCATGAAGCTGCTGCTGCTGGGCAAGGGCGGCCAGGTCGGCTGGGAGCTGCAGCGCAGCCTTGCGCCGCTGGGCGAGCTGGTCGCGCTCGACTTCGACAGCACCGACTTCCACGCCGACTTCAGCCGCCCCGAGCAGCTGGCCGACACCGTGCTCAAAGTGCGCCCCGACGTCATCGTCAATGCCGCGGCCCACACCGCCGTCGACAAGGCCGAGAGCGAGCCCGAGTTCGCGCGCACCCTCAACGCCACCTCGCCCGGCGTGGTGGCCGAGGCCGCGCAGCAGATCGGCGCACTCATGGTGCACTACTCCACCGACTACGTCTTCGACGGCAGCGGCCGCACGCCCTGGAAGGAAGACGACGCCACCGGTCCGCTCAGCGTGTACGGCCGCACCAAGCTCGAAGGCGAGCAGCTGGTGGCAAAGCACTG contains:
- a CDS encoding branched-chain amino acid ABC transporter permease, with amino-acid sequence MFQFLIDALLRTADLALVTLGLSMLYGLVKFPNIAHVQYAMFGAYASYALYAAGAPLVGALLIASVVTGVLALGLHLLIFRRLLRAGPSISMVGSLAVSMLAIALMQGLAGSFPRMFKLGHTAPLTIAGAHISYTQFYFVCTTVVLLVLVMLLLFYTRLGRAMRALTNNAALANASGLNAERITFLVSFASGMVASLGGSMLSLSTGAHINLGNDLLLPVFAAAILGGLGNPMGAIAGALLIAVTETAVTNLNFGFLFGVDMKFLPVTYINAASFLILLLALLFKPYGLFDHEVRRV
- a CDS encoding ABC transporter substrate-binding protein, with protein sequence MKHFSSSLFAALLLSAGPTGAFAQGTVNVGAVLSLTGASATIGEDVRRGIMLGVDQVNSKGGVLGKKFNVIVEDSGGNATTALNAARKLVGVDKVPVVMGEYSSSITLPVGQYLVKEGVTHLNINSSSIKLKDLGATSFGLLGLENYANSFSASDTFALGYRKVAVIAPNNAYGQGVLQGYKEAFEKLGGKVVTEVLYAAGQSTYRRELEQMSRSNPDAFVYTAYGQEAAVINREAHDLGLRKTPWYAILLSMCVSDTPPEIANGQLGMELGAVQGPAGKAYAEAFTTKYKEGFKTAYTGYGYDAVLMTAAAMEKARSADAAAIQAALKEIGQSYAGVTGVISFDANRQRLNPPYDRLKYENGKIAQR
- a CDS encoding GntR family transcriptional regulator; protein product: MNRRPESVVSVLPRTLRRAGMTVNDVHKRLKEMVIVYRIKPGERVNEGELAEELDVSRTPLREALHRLVAENMLTLVPNRGFYGRQLERQEVFDLYELRGAIELASVNLALQRAPHDDVVLARDAWLDVMQHTAAMSTYQLLEADERFHLSIAQLSGNQEIVKSLQAVNARIHYFRWSDLEGKSKAMEDEHLALLDALLRRDAPLCRDVISGHVAHRMEDIVQFIQHSVVRLYAGHL
- a CDS encoding aspartate/glutamate racemase family protein; its protein translation is MNHTATLGEKNYTILPFAMDEGVMARAAIGLVVLETDQTIEHEWRQIMQLPGVAYFEARLPSPADIGLASLARMEAHITPATRLIVPDVELDVVAFGCTSGSIVIGEDKVFKQIRDARPGVACTTPITAAMAGLHALGVRRTALITPYVHSINEVFRQHIEAGGIEVPRIGTFNHANDSEVARIDRASLRAAILAAGAASDVDAVFVACTSLRMADLTREVEQELGKPVVSSNCAMAWHALRLAEVRDSLPRFGRLFEV
- a CDS encoding D-amino acid dehydrogenase is translated as MHTVVLGAGVAGVATAWYLAAQGRQVTVIDRQPLPAAETSYANAGMVAPGHSYTWASPRAPGILWRSLRDDSQALRLKLNPDPRMWTWLWKFMQNCTAERSRLNTSRKLVLCRYSQELLQQLTAAQDLQYERISRGALYLYRDDASFARGKSNMQILADGGMQLDLLDGDGVVAQEPALADARPHIAGAIYCPSDESGDARMFTRALTERCRAAGVNFMMDASIQRIEADASRIRAVHTDQGAIAADDYVLALGSYSPIAARPLGYRLPIYPVKGYSVTFPTDTHHRPPSLAGVDENNLVAWARFGDRLRFTATAEFSGYDTRHAPADFGPMLRVARQLFPDGADYEKPDFWAGLRPMTPEGTPILGRSRHDNLYLNTGHGHMGWTMACGTAQIVTDIMNGRPPAIDVTGMTLR
- a CDS encoding RidA family protein, whose translation is MPIQRLQTNARMSQTVIANGFIFLAGQVASDTAADAAGQTAQIVAKIDALLKEAGSDKTRIVQATIWLADHKTFAEMNTVWDAWVPEGHAPARACVESALAFPPYTVEIGVIAAV
- the rfbB gene encoding dTDP-glucose 4,6-dehydratase; amino-acid sequence: MILVTGGAGFIGANFVLDWLAHSDEPVVNLDKLTYAGNLETLASLKGDPRHIFVQGDIGDSALVDRLLAEHKPRAIVNFAAESHVDRSIHGPEDFVQTNVLGTFRLLESVRGHWSAQPAEQKAAFRFLHVSTDEVYGSLSKTDPAFTEENKYEPNSPYSASKAASDHLVRAWHHTYGLPVLTTNCSNNYGPFHFPEKLIPLMIVNALAGKPLPVYGDGMQVRDWLYVKDHCSAIRRVLEAGQLGETYNVGGWNEKPNIEIVHTVCALLDELRPRADGQPYKAQISYVTDRPGHDRRYAIDARKLERELGWKPAETFDSGIRKTVEWYLAHGEWVRNVQSGAYRAWVEKQYDAAPAAQAAA